A single Arcanobacterium canis DNA region contains:
- a CDS encoding metal ABC transporter substrate-binding protein → MKMNRIAALASAALLAVGMTGCSQTPKASSASGSAAAKELNIVATTGYLADAIANIAPKAKVTTLVAPGGDPHTQELTTADIEKVDAADLVVWTSHDMEHKMMKQLDNLGDRSLPAAEAIPEKDLLPWEEDGKVSGHDPHVWNSPVIWKYAVNAIASKLSSIDSANKDTYEKNAKEYTAKIDSAFDKAKKVFDSIPAEKRVLVTGHDAFNYLGKAFGLEIHATDFVSSESQMSASQLDELASMIAKKNVHVVFQDNLKNPEIIKHLQESVAAKGGKVEVSDQVLYADTLGEEAPVNTYLGAFEHNAKAIAAALTK, encoded by the coding sequence ATGAAAATGAATCGCATCGCAGCGCTTGCCTCTGCAGCGCTCCTGGCTGTAGGAATGACTGGTTGTTCGCAGACCCCGAAGGCTTCTTCGGCGTCGGGCAGCGCAGCAGCGAAAGAACTCAATATTGTGGCCACGACCGGCTACCTCGCCGATGCAATCGCAAATATCGCGCCGAAGGCTAAGGTGACCACGCTCGTCGCGCCCGGCGGGGATCCTCACACCCAAGAACTCACCACGGCAGATATTGAAAAGGTTGATGCTGCAGACCTGGTTGTTTGGACGAGCCATGACATGGAACACAAGATGATGAAGCAGCTCGACAACCTCGGTGACCGCTCTCTGCCGGCAGCCGAAGCGATTCCGGAGAAGGACCTGCTCCCGTGGGAAGAGGACGGTAAGGTTTCCGGTCATGATCCGCACGTGTGGAATTCACCAGTGATCTGGAAGTATGCAGTCAACGCCATTGCGTCAAAGCTGTCATCGATCGATTCGGCGAATAAAGACACCTACGAAAAGAATGCCAAGGAGTACACCGCAAAGATTGATTCGGCATTCGACAAAGCCAAGAAAGTCTTTGATTCGATCCCGGCCGAAAAGCGCGTGCTTGTGACCGGACATGACGCCTTCAACTACCTCGGTAAGGCGTTCGGTCTGGAAATTCATGCGACCGATTTTGTTTCCTCTGAGTCGCAGATGAGCGCATCTCAGCTTGATGAGCTCGCGAGCATGATTGCGAAGAAGAATGTTCACGTTGTTTTCCAGGACAACCTCAAGAATCCTGAGATTATCAAGCACCTCCAGGAATCCGTGGCAGCCAAGGGTGGCAAGGTAGAGGTTTCTGACCAGGTTCTTTACGCTGATACTCTCGGTGAAGAAGCTCCGGTGAACACCTACCTTGGTGCTTTCGAGCACAATGCCAAAGCAATCGCCGCTGCACTGACCAAGTGA
- a CDS encoding metal ABC transporter ATP-binding protein, giving the protein MTSPLEMRKLSASYGQVRALNSVDITVTQGSVHAIVGPNGSGKSTSLKAALGLIASSGEARFFGQPLNKVRSRVGYMPQVAGVDWDFPITVADVVAMGTYPTVGWFRRAGRKQKRIAAEAIERAGLEDVAGRHIGALSGGQKQRVFVARLLAQKADLLLMDEPFAGVDMASEATILDILREQNEQGATIVLVHHNLATVSEFASHASLLSNGNVVASGRVGRVLAPDVVAEAYGIPSEATAEAVRR; this is encoded by the coding sequence ATGACCTCACCACTCGAAATGCGAAAACTCAGTGCCTCTTATGGGCAGGTGCGTGCGCTCAATAGTGTCGATATCACCGTCACTCAAGGGAGCGTTCATGCGATTGTCGGGCCAAACGGCTCGGGAAAATCGACGTCACTCAAAGCTGCGCTGGGTCTGATCGCGTCGAGTGGCGAGGCTCGTTTCTTTGGGCAGCCGTTGAACAAAGTGCGTTCGCGCGTGGGGTATATGCCCCAGGTTGCCGGAGTTGACTGGGACTTTCCCATTACAGTCGCCGACGTCGTAGCGATGGGAACCTACCCAACAGTGGGATGGTTCAGGCGCGCTGGGCGCAAGCAAAAGCGTATCGCTGCCGAAGCCATTGAACGGGCAGGCCTCGAAGACGTGGCCGGACGCCACATTGGTGCCCTCTCGGGCGGGCAGAAACAGCGCGTCTTCGTGGCACGTCTTCTCGCCCAAAAAGCTGATCTGCTCCTCATGGATGAGCCTTTCGCTGGAGTTGATATGGCATCCGAGGCCACCATTCTCGATATCTTGCGCGAACAGAACGAACAAGGAGCAACGATCGTCCTGGTTCACCACAACCTGGCGACCGTGAGCGAATTTGCCTCGCACGCGAGCCTTTTATCGAACGGCAACGTTGTGGCTTCTGGGCGTGTTGGGCGCGTGTTGGCCCCCGACGTCGTTGCAGAGGCCTACGGCATCCCATCAGAAGCGACAGCGGAGGCTGTGCGCCGATGA
- a CDS encoding metal ABC transporter permease — protein MSFIAAAFLLASVTALTCALPGVFIVLRGQSMLIDAISHAVLPGIVIGVAITGTLHSPVMTVAATLMGLLIVWVSNWLRSRRLVTGDADQGVVFPALFALGVLIMSTAFRGVHVSENTVLAGDLNLMALRSEHVIINGMNYGPAAMWPLLAVFALTGLYIGVFYRVLKVSIFDREFALTAGMPVVAVENGIMVLVALTVVSAFAVAGSILVVALMICPAAVALLFARRLSGAIALTGVVALASALAGFAIAWKLELPTSAAMATLDGVMFVVAALARKIGLEARGRTR, from the coding sequence ATGAGTTTTATTGCTGCTGCTTTTCTTCTCGCTTCAGTGACGGCATTGACGTGTGCCCTTCCTGGCGTTTTTATCGTCTTACGAGGCCAGTCGATGCTCATCGATGCAATCTCCCATGCTGTCCTGCCTGGAATTGTGATCGGCGTGGCCATCACAGGGACGCTTCATTCACCCGTGATGACGGTGGCCGCTACGCTGATGGGCTTGCTTATTGTCTGGGTATCGAACTGGTTGCGCTCGCGTCGGTTAGTCACGGGCGACGCCGATCAGGGAGTCGTCTTTCCCGCCCTCTTCGCACTCGGCGTGCTCATCATGTCAACGGCATTCCGCGGCGTCCACGTGTCAGAAAATACCGTGCTCGCCGGTGACTTGAACCTCATGGCCTTGAGGAGTGAGCACGTTATTATCAATGGCATGAACTACGGTCCTGCTGCGATGTGGCCACTACTGGCCGTCTTTGCTCTGACCGGTCTGTACATCGGTGTTTTTTACCGTGTGCTCAAGGTGTCAATCTTCGATCGCGAATTTGCCCTCACTGCGGGAATGCCGGTTGTGGCGGTCGAGAATGGAATCATGGTTCTCGTTGCGTTGACGGTGGTCAGTGCGTTCGCCGTTGCCGGTTCGATTCTCGTTGTGGCGCTCATGATCTGCCCTGCAGCTGTCGCATTGCTCTTCGCTCGCAGGCTTTCAGGAGCGATCGCACTTACCGGCGTCGTCGCGCTCGCGAGTGCGCTTGCAGGTTTCGCGATCGCATGGAAACTTGAGCTGCCGACGTCGGCAGCGATGGCAACACTCGATGGTGTGATGTTCGTCGTTGCAGCGCTGGCGCGAAAAATTGGGCTGGAAGCGCGCGGGCGCACTCGGTAA
- a CDS encoding metal ABC transporter permease, which translates to MIPLGQFFATYGFRTTFFAVLLVGFFAGGAGSFLYMRAQSLMSDVMGHSAILGVVGAFSIAASLGANGQSTLVVSVGAATSAFVAVALANWVVANTPTKPDAAMAVALSLFYGGGLCAIHILNHSKIPGKAGMMSYLFGNAATVRAVDLYTVATLGALASLVVIALWKEIALLVFDPVLSRVGGFRPRAVDTALTCVVTIAIVLGVKSVGIILVVAFALMPAAVVRPFVSSMLTMVLASSAMGALAGAVGAYLSISLGNVPTGPIVVLVLFAAFIVSLLIRAVVPWRHRRSRVLDAPRVEGCA; encoded by the coding sequence ATGATTCCTCTTGGACAATTTTTTGCGACCTACGGGTTTCGCACTACCTTCTTCGCCGTCTTGCTCGTTGGGTTTTTCGCTGGGGGAGCGGGCTCGTTCCTCTACATGCGCGCACAGTCACTGATGAGCGATGTGATGGGGCATTCGGCAATCCTTGGTGTGGTTGGCGCATTCAGTATCGCGGCCTCGCTCGGAGCAAATGGACAATCGACGCTTGTGGTCTCCGTGGGTGCAGCGACTTCCGCATTCGTGGCTGTCGCCCTTGCAAACTGGGTGGTGGCCAACACGCCGACCAAACCGGATGCGGCAATGGCCGTTGCACTCTCGCTTTTTTATGGCGGCGGTCTGTGCGCAATTCATATTCTCAACCACAGCAAAATTCCGGGAAAAGCCGGGATGATGAGTTATCTTTTCGGTAATGCAGCAACGGTTCGCGCGGTTGACCTCTACACAGTGGCAACTCTGGGCGCTCTGGCTAGCCTTGTTGTCATTGCACTGTGGAAAGAGATTGCGCTACTCGTCTTCGACCCCGTCCTCTCACGAGTCGGCGGTTTCAGACCGCGGGCAGTTGATACGGCGCTGACGTGCGTGGTCACGATTGCAATTGTGCTGGGAGTAAAATCGGTGGGCATCATTCTTGTGGTGGCATTCGCCTTGATGCCCGCAGCTGTGGTCCGCCCGTTTGTGTCCTCAATGCTGACGATGGTGCTCGCCTCAAGCGCGATGGGAGCACTGGCTGGAGCAGTTGGTGCTTATCTCTCGATTTCTTTGGGTAATGTCCCCACTGGTCCAATCGTTGTGTTGGTACTTTTTGCCGCTTTTATTGTGTCGCTGCTTATCCGAGCCGTAGTGCCGTGGAGGCATAGACGTTCGCGCGTCCTTGATGCGCCCCGTGTGGAGGGGTGCGCATGA
- the proC gene encoding pyrroline-5-carboxylate reductase, whose translation MLGFIGLGNMNSAILRGVLAAHIVEPTDISFTRSNAEAGHKVARELGINFSPSNQALAQTLNDGDVMICGVKPHLMMDVLRELGDDARGKVIVSVAAGMTIKRLESALPEETSVIRAMPNVPAQVGAGITALAANAHTSDDELHAVQVLFGAVGETVAIAEPHFATFSAIAGCSPAWTLTYIDALSRGALAAGMPKDVALKVASQAVLGTAKYALDMMDQERPAQLLDRVTSPGGTTVAGLIAMEKAGFSSSVVRGVEAAIARDAQLG comes from the coding sequence ATGCTCGGCTTTATTGGATTAGGAAACATGAACAGCGCAATTTTGCGCGGGGTGCTCGCAGCGCACATCGTCGAACCGACGGACATCTCTTTCACTCGCTCAAATGCCGAAGCAGGGCATAAGGTTGCGAGGGAACTTGGCATCAACTTTTCTCCCTCCAACCAGGCGTTAGCCCAGACACTGAACGACGGCGATGTGATGATCTGTGGCGTCAAGCCACATCTCATGATGGACGTGTTGCGAGAGTTAGGTGACGACGCACGAGGGAAAGTCATTGTGTCCGTTGCCGCAGGGATGACGATCAAGCGCCTCGAATCAGCTCTCCCCGAGGAGACGTCCGTTATCCGAGCAATGCCGAATGTGCCCGCCCAGGTCGGCGCGGGAATCACAGCGCTCGCGGCAAATGCACACACTTCCGACGACGAACTCCATGCCGTCCAGGTACTCTTTGGCGCAGTCGGTGAAACAGTTGCTATCGCAGAACCTCATTTCGCTACTTTCTCAGCAATCGCTGGCTGCTCGCCCGCGTGGACACTCACCTACATTGACGCTCTCTCACGCGGTGCGCTCGCGGCAGGGATGCCAAAAGATGTTGCCTTGAAGGTAGCGTCACAGGCAGTCCTCGGAACCGCGAAATATGCCCTCGACATGATGGATCAAGAACGTCCAGCCCAGCTCCTCGATCGCGTTACCTCACCAGGCGGTACAACCGTGGCCGGCCTCATTGCGATGGAAAAGGCAGGGTTTTCCAGCTCAGTGGTTCGCGGGGTCGAGGCAGCAATCGCACGAGACGCACAGCTCGGCTAA
- a CDS encoding SDR family oxidoreductase, whose translation MKRVLVTGASSGIGAASARLLASDGWDVIATARRKDRLETLAQESGVRYFPADLTKDNDVEALFDYCRQLGGIHALVNNAGGAIGTESVALGDVADWRAMYELNVVATLAVTQRFLAQLDSTPGDIVFITSTAAHESYPGGAGYSAAKHAEREIVTTLRLELVGEPVRVIEIAPGMVHTQEFSLVRMRGDQAKANAVYAGIDSPLVAEDIAEAVRWTLSLPEHVNIDSLVIRPREQANSVLKKRLRS comes from the coding sequence ATGAAACGTGTTTTGGTGACTGGAGCGTCGAGCGGAATTGGGGCCGCGAGTGCCCGATTACTCGCTAGTGACGGTTGGGACGTCATTGCCACTGCGCGCCGTAAGGATCGTTTGGAGACGCTTGCCCAGGAATCCGGTGTTCGTTACTTCCCGGCGGATCTGACAAAAGATAACGACGTCGAAGCGTTATTTGACTATTGTCGTCAGCTTGGCGGAATTCATGCGTTGGTGAACAATGCTGGGGGAGCGATCGGCACTGAATCCGTAGCGCTGGGCGATGTCGCTGACTGGCGTGCGATGTATGAGTTGAATGTTGTGGCAACGCTCGCGGTGACTCAGCGTTTCCTTGCCCAACTTGACTCAACACCGGGAGATATCGTCTTTATCACCTCGACTGCTGCCCATGAGTCCTATCCGGGAGGCGCTGGTTACAGTGCGGCAAAACATGCTGAGCGTGAGATTGTCACGACCTTGCGTCTTGAGCTTGTTGGCGAGCCGGTGCGCGTGATTGAAATTGCTCCGGGGATGGTCCACACTCAGGAATTTTCATTGGTGCGTATGCGTGGAGACCAAGCGAAGGCCAACGCGGTGTACGCTGGAATTGATTCGCCCCTCGTCGCAGAAGACATTGCTGAGGCGGTACGTTGGACGCTCAGCCTTCCCGAGCATGTCAATATCGATTCGCTCGTCATTCGCCCGCGAGAACAGGCGAATTCTGTGTTGAAGAAGCGTTTGCGTTCCTGA
- a CDS encoding coenzyme F420-0:L-glutamate ligase — MIEVFPVRAIAQIVSGDDIAAVIGSALNSLENGEHLRGADIVAIAGKIVAKAQGRWHKEGAEPDGFRTRTGLPEKLGLKAPVDPDGAAGQIRRGLAARFGGRAGVLITASSHSGADIAIGRAGVDHSTDAGAPVADALAALAGTVMELENTPVVVIRGLEVLTWQD, encoded by the coding sequence GCGACGACATCGCTGCTGTGATTGGTTCTGCACTGAACTCCCTTGAGAATGGTGAACACTTGCGCGGGGCAGACATTGTGGCGATTGCAGGAAAAATTGTTGCCAAGGCGCAAGGTCGCTGGCATAAAGAAGGCGCCGAGCCTGACGGCTTTCGTACGCGCACAGGACTTCCTGAGAAACTTGGCCTGAAGGCCCCCGTCGATCCCGACGGCGCAGCGGGACAGATTCGGCGTGGGCTAGCTGCGCGTTTCGGCGGGCGCGCTGGCGTCCTGATTACTGCCTCCTCACACTCTGGCGCCGACATTGCTATTGGGCGGGCCGGCGTCGATCATTCCACCGACGCCGGTGCTCCTGTGGCGGATGCGTTAGCCGCGCTCGCGGGAACAGTGATGGAGCTGGAAAACACTCCCGTCGTCGTTATCCGCGGCCTGGAAGTCCTCACCTGGCAGGACTAG